In Vibrio alginolyticus NBRC 15630 = ATCC 17749, the sequence GTGTCGTCTTCACAGACGTCTAGACCAGGATTGGTCTGCATTTTGCTATTTACCCATTTCAGTGGGATTTTTCGGTCGGACATTATACGTAACTTTCTTAGTTAATGTAAGCTAAATCGGCGCCATTCTCCACACCAAAATTCACTTCAAAAATGACCGAAATATTTGTCCTATTCTGCAACTTTTTTACTACTTAATGCAGGCATTGCTCAACGAGAATCCCACTAATATCGGTCTTCCTGAACCACTTTAACCACGCGGTACCTGATAAAATTGTCAGGGTTACAACAATAACCACTTGGGGTGTGTTTACTGTTCGTATTGCTAGAAAGCAACGAAGAATAAGCCGTCCCTGTTTGCTGCTAAGTAATACCAATCATCGCAGACAATGAGCGCTCATAGCAAAACAAGGTCGTGGGTAACAAGACAAAAATTGTCTTTAAGTCATTAGTTCACATCAAAAATAACACTAATGCTATCGTGTACTCTGACTCACTAGGTTCGCTCTGCACTCTCGGCGATTGGCATAAATCAGACAAAAAGGAATAGAACAATGTCTATGCTAAATCTCGACCTAAATTGGATTTTTGGGACATCTCAAGATGACGATATGACAGGCACAAAAGGCTCTGAAACAACCGATATTTTCTTCGGCTTCTGTGGTGATGATAAGTTTGTAGGATACGGAGGTAATGATATTGTCTTCGGTGGCTTGGGAGACGATACCTTGCTTGGTGGCCGAGGTAACGACTTTGTTTCTGGCGGCTTTGGAAACGACTTCCTATCCGGCGGATTAGGAAACGACAAACTCTTTGGTGGCTGTGGCGACGACACAATTTTTGATTATTCAGGCAACAACTACTTGAGTGGTGGCTGGGGTAACGACACGCTCGTTGTTGGTGATGGTGAATCAGTACTGAGCGGTGGCTGTGGAGACGACACCTTCGTGCTTACAAACCGCCTGGCTATTGGTGTACCTGATCAGCCAGTATCTTCCAACGATATTGATGTCAAAGCCGACATTGTCGATTTTAATATTTTCCATGACAAACTTGTCTTTGATATGGGCCGAGACACTGATAACGATGGCATTCGAGATACGTTCTTGGATTCAGCGGATGATCTGACTTTATCTTACAATGAGTGTGGCTGGGCAGTATTCTCAAGTGATGAATACAATGTTGAAGTGACACTAAACGGTGTGAGCTCTGCATACATCAACTATGCAGAACAAAATGGTATCGACATTTTCGATTTCGCTTAACCTCAATCAGTTAAGTTCAATGAGATATTCGATATGACAACTAAAATAGGAGGCGCGATGCCTCCTATTTTGTTTGGCGGTGGTGTGCGTCTACTATTCGAATGGTGCAGGGTCACCTGATCCCAAACGAACTACAACAGGTTCACCTTCGCTAAAGTCAATTACAGTCGTAGGTTGTTCACCTAGGTAACCGCCATTAAGAATCACATCAACCGCATGTTCTAGTTTATCGCGAATATCCTCTGGATCAGATTCTGTTACGTCACTGCCAGGTAGAATCAACGACGTAGACATCATCGGCTCACCTAATGCTTCCAACAAGTCCAAGGCAATTTGATTGTCTGGGACACGGATACCGATGGTCTTACGTTTTGCATTCATCAAACGACGCGGCACCTCTTTTGTGCCTTTGAAGATGAAGGTGTAAGGACCTGGTGTGTTATTTTTCAGCAGTCGGAATGCAGAGTTATCCACTCGCGCATAGAGAGAAAGCTCCGACAAATCACGACACAGTAAAGTAAAGTTATGCTTATCATCCAGACGACGAATCTGACAGATTCGTTCCAGTGCCTGTTTGTTCTCCAACTGACAGCCAAGTGCATACCCTGAATCAGTAGGGTAAACCACAACGCCGCCGTTACGAATGATTGCTACTGCTTGATTAATCAAGCGAGCCTGTGGGTTTTCTGGGTGAACGTAAAAAAACTGGCTCATTGTAATTCCTCATTATCGAGCCTCTCGGCTCTATATTTTTATGGGTTCTCGACTTCGTATTACTGAGTATTATTCAACGAAGGATCTATTCCCCAATCTTTCCAAACTGGTTCGACGCCAGCAGGCAACCATAGGTTCCTTCCTAGCTCCATCCACGGTGATGGGTAGTGAAAATCACTGCCTTGAGAGGCTAATAGTTTGTATTGTATAGCATAATCAGCCAAGTTGCGCCTTTCTTGTTGCGCTTGCTGTGGCTGTGCAACTTCCATCGCATCACCACCTGCTTCGACAAACGCTGCTAGAAGACGCTTAATCCACTTCGCTGTCAACTTATATCTGCCAGGATGCGCTAATACCGCCATTCCACCAGCCGCATGGATAGCATCAACCGCATCCTTCATCGAACACCAATTCGGTGGTACATAACCTGGGTTATTACGCGTTAGGTATTTTTTAAACACCATTTGCATGGTTTTTGCGTAACCATTATCTACCAACCATTTCGCGAAATGCGCTCTTGTCACTGGAGCATCACCGGCGATTTGCCTTACCTCTTCAAGCACACCTACTCGAGTTGCTTTTTGTAGTCGCTCTGCAATTAACTCAGATCGTGTTATGCGATGCTGCTTCTGCTGTTCTATGAGGGCAGATAATTGTTCATTTTCCGGATCAATATTCAGGCCGACAATATGAATGTCTTTGTTTTGCCAGACGGTCGATATCTCAATGCCATTGATGATTTTTATCGGCAAATTATTATCTTGAACGTATTGCTTAGCTAACGCCAAACCGTCAACCGTATCGTGATCAGTGATCGCCAAAACCTCGATATCAAAACTCAGCGCCCTTTCCACTAAATCTTTAGGTTCTAACCGACCGTCCGATGCAGTGGTGTGACTATGTAAATCAATTCTCATATTTTTATCGTTTTAATGCCGTTTTGGGGTTGACTTTTTACCCTCGCACTAGTTAACTAGTACACAAATACAAAGTACGTAATTTAAGGTTCACCATGTTACAAGAATTTAACCAAAACCAAAAAGCGAAAGTTGCGGTTTGTCTTAATAAGGCAAACTCATCAGATCTTGCTTGGTGGCGCACTTGGACTAGTTCTTGGTGGGCAAACGTATACTTCTAGTTTATAGAACCAAACGTTGTAAAGCCCGCTACTTAAGCGGGCTTTTTTGTTTTGTTGCTCATTTCACATTCAACTGCCTAAACATTAATCGAATATAGCCAACTCTAGATTGGGAGAACGTTTGCTTTATGCGACTATGTACGGCAGGAAGATTTAAACAGCTACAAGGAGGTCTTGTGAACAAGGCC encodes:
- a CDS encoding calcium-binding protein, producing the protein MSMLNLDLNWIFGTSQDDDMTGTKGSETTDIFFGFCGDDKFVGYGGNDIVFGGLGDDTLLGGRGNDFVSGGFGNDFLSGGLGNDKLFGGCGDDTIFDYSGNNYLSGGWGNDTLVVGDGESVLSGGCGDDTFVLTNRLAIGVPDQPVSSNDIDVKADIVDFNIFHDKLVFDMGRDTDNDGIRDTFLDSADDLTLSYNECGWAVFSSDEYNVEVTLNGVSSAYINYAEQNGIDIFDFA
- a CDS encoding L-threonylcarbamoyladenylate synthase, with amino-acid sequence MSQFFYVHPENPQARLINQAVAIIRNGGVVVYPTDSGYALGCQLENKQALERICQIRRLDDKHNFTLLCRDLSELSLYARVDNSAFRLLKNNTPGPYTFIFKGTKEVPRRLMNAKRKTIGIRVPDNQIALDLLEALGEPMMSTSLILPGSDVTESDPEDIRDKLEHAVDVILNGGYLGEQPTTVIDFSEGEPVVVRLGSGDPAPFE
- the rnm gene encoding RNase RNM, which translates into the protein MRIDLHSHTTASDGRLEPKDLVERALSFDIEVLAITDHDTVDGLALAKQYVQDNNLPIKIINGIEISTVWQNKDIHIVGLNIDPENEQLSALIEQQKQHRITRSELIAERLQKATRVGVLEEVRQIAGDAPVTRAHFAKWLVDNGYAKTMQMVFKKYLTRNNPGYVPPNWCSMKDAVDAIHAAGGMAVLAHPGRYKLTAKWIKRLLAAFVEAGGDAMEVAQPQQAQQERRNLADYAIQYKLLASQGSDFHYPSPWMELGRNLWLPAGVEPVWKDWGIDPSLNNTQ
- a CDS encoding trp operon leader peptide, encoding MLQEFNQNQKAKVAVCLNKANSSDLAWWRTWTSSWWANVYF